From Nocardia sp. NBC_00416:
CCGGTGGGCAACGCCGGGAACATCACCGCCTACTGGCGCGGCTACCGCGAATACCACGCCGACGGCCTCACCGGCAGCCTGCCGCGGATGCTGGGCGTGCAGGCCGCCGGCGCGGCCCCGCTGGTCAACGGCGCCCCGGTCAGCGAACCGGAAACCATCGCGACCGCCATCCGCATCGGCGCCCCCGCCTCCTGGAACGGGGCGGTCGCCGCCAAGGAGGAGTCGGGCGGCGCGTTCCGCGCGGCCACCGACGACGAGATCCTGCACGCGTACCGGCTGGTGGCCGCCGAAGAGGGCGTGTTCGTCGAACCGGCCTCGGCGGCCAGCGTCGCCGGTGTGCTGGCCGCGCGCACCGAAGGCTGGCTGGAACCGGGGCTGACGGTGGTCTGCACTGTCACCGGAAACGGTCTCAAGGACCCCGACACCGCCCTCTTGGATATGCCCGAGGTGCAGGCCATCCAGGTCGACCCGGTCGCCGTGGCCGCACGACTCGAGCTGGCCTGACGGTGGACACACGCGAAAGCCGGCTCGGGTCCTCGACACTGCCCGCCGGCCTGACCGTCGCGGTCCGGGTGCCCGCGTCCACCGCGAACCTCGGTCCCGGGTTCGACTCGCTGGGTATGGCGCTGGGGATCTACGACGAGATCGAGGTGCGCAGCACCGATTCCGGGCTGAACATCCGCGTCGAGGGTGAGGGCGCCGACGAGGTGCCCTGGGGGCCACAGCATCTGGTGGTCCGGGCGATCGAACGCGGGCTGGAATCGGCCGGGATCTGGGCCGACGGTCTGGACGTGGTGTGCCGGAACGCGATCCCGCACTCGCGGGGGCTGGGTTCCTCCGCCTCGGCCGCGGTCGGCGGCCTGGCCGCCGGATGCGCGCTGGCCGCGCAATTCGATCCGGACCTGGCCGTCGACTCCGACCGGCTCGTGCAGCTCGCGGCCGAATTCGAGGGTCATCCCGATAACGCGGCCGCCAGCGTGCTCGGCGGAATCGTCGTGTCCTGGACCGAAACCGGTCCGGGCCCCGATACCGATATCGGCGCGCCGCAGCGTCTCTACCGGGCGGTCCGCCTCGACGCGCATCCCACCCTCCATCCGGTGGTCCTGATCCCGGAGGAGCGTTCCTCCACCGCACAGACCCGCGGTCTGCTGCCCGACCTGGTCCCGCACCGCGACGCCGCGTTCAACGTGAGCCGGGCCGCGCTGGCGGTGGTCGCGCTGACCCAGCGTCCGGATCTGCTGCTTCCGGGCACCGCGGACCGGCTGCACCAGCCCCAGCGCGCTCCCGCGCTCCCGCTGACCACCACCTGGATCGACCGGCTGCGCGCCGCCGGGATCGCGGCCACGGTCTCCGGTGCCGGCCCGACCGTGCTCGCGCTCGGGACCAGCGCTTTTCCCGACGAACTGCGGTCGCTGGCCGCCGCGGACGGCCTGCGGGTGGTCGAACCAGGACTCGCCGAAGGCGTCCAGATCAGCTGAGCGAAGGCGCCCGGATCGGCCGAGCGAGGGGGTCCGGATCAGCTGACGGGCGCGTCCGCCTTGCCGACCTTCGTACTTGCCCGCTATCCTGGGCAAGTCCGTACATCGCGCGCATCAGACGCCGGTGCTTCATCAGGGCAATCGCTCCAGCAGGCTCCAGGCTCGAGCCCTCATGCCATGAGGGTGCTGTGTGGCCTCGCAACTGGAATGATCTCTTCCACCAATTTATGAGCGGTGGCGAAGCACCCGGTCCCGGAGGGGCAGGCGATACGGCTACAAATCCGAGTCCGGCAGCGAGATCGGGCTACGGAACGAAACCCTCGACACAGCACACGGCCATCGAGGGAAGGAAAGGATCTCCGTGACAGATACGGACCTGCTCGCGACACCCGGGGTGGAATCCGACTCCGAACCCTCGGGCAACCGCGAAAGTGACTCCGGACAGAATTCTTCGAAGATGAGCGAAAACACCGACATCGGATCGGGGCTGACTGGAATGTTGTTGCCGCAGTTGCGCGCACTGGCAGGGGAACTCGGAATTCGGGGCACCTCCGGTATGCGCAAGGGTGATCTCATCGCCGCTATCAAGGAAAACCAGGCCGGCAGACCTGCCGCCGCGGAACGCAGCACCCGCGCGAAGTCTGTCAGAGAACGTAAAGTCGCAGATCAGCCCGCTGCCGCCGCAGAGGCGGCGCCCGCTGCCGCTCCGGCTCCGGCGGTCGAAGCGCCTGCCGCTCCCGCCCCGGACCGCAAAGCCGGTGGCGCGTCCGATACCGCCGTGAAGAAGGACACCGCGGCCGAGGACAAGGGCAAGGCCGACCAGGCCGCGACCAACGGCACGGCGACCGCCAACGGCGCCACGCCTGCCAACAGTGCGGTCGGCAATGCCGCGGATACCGATTCCGGCGCCAAAGCCGAGACGAGAGCCGACGCCAAGGCCGACAACAAGCCCGCCGACGGGTCCGAGGACTCGGGCCGGGATTCCGGCCAGCGTGGCCGCGGCCGGCAGCGTCGCGGTCGCGACCAGCAGGGCAAGAACAACGACCAGTCCTCCGAAACCCGTGCCGACGATGCCAAACAGGACGGCAACAAGGACGGCAAAGACGGCGACCAGGGCGAACGTCGGCGCGATCGCAATCAGTCCGGTCAGCAGAACCAGGGCGATCAGCGTGGCTCCGGCGGTAGCCGTGGCGGGGACAACCGTGGCGGGGACAACCGCGGCGGGGACAACCGCGGCGGCGGCGACCGTGGCGGGGACGACGAAGAAGGCGGACGCGGTCGTCGCGGTCGCCGGTTCCGCGAGCGTCGCCGGGGTCGCGAACGCGAGGGCGGCGAAACCCGCGAGCCCGAGATTCGCGAAGACGATGTGCTCCAGCCGGTCGCGGGCATCCTCGACGTGCTGGACAACTACGCGTTCGTGCGCACCTCCGGCTACCTGGCCGGCCCGAACGACGTCTATGTCTCGATGAACCTCGTGCGGAAGAACGGTCTGCGCCGCGGTGACGCGATCACCGGTGCGGTGCGGGCGCCACGCGATGGGGAACAGGCCAATCAGCGGCAGAAATTCGATCCGCTGGTGCGTCTGGACACCGTCAACGGCGCCGAGGTCGATTCGGCGAAACGCCGTCCCGATTTCAACAAGCTGACCCCGCTGTACCCGAACCAGCGGCTGCGCCTGGAAACTCAGCAGAACAAGCTGACCACGCGCGTGATCGACCTGATCATGCCGATCGGTAAGGGCCAGCGCGCGCTGATCGTGTCTCCGCCGAAAGCCGGTAAGACCACGATCATGCAGGACATCGCCAACGCGATCGCGATCAACAACCCCGAGTGCTACCTCATGGTCGTACTGGTCGACGAACGTCCCGAAGAGGTCACCGATATGCAGCGCTCGGTGAAGGGAGAGGTCATCGCCTCGACCTTCGACCGGCCGCCGTCGGATCACACCTCGGTCGCCGAACTGGCCATCGAACGGGCGAAGCGCCTGGTCGAAATGGGTAAAGACGTCGTGGTCCTGCTCGACTCGATCACCCGTCTGGGCCGCGCGTACAACAACTCCTCGCCGGCCTCGGGGCGCATCCTGTCCGGTGGTGTCGATTCCACCGCGCTGTATCCGCCCAAGCGGTTCCTCGGCGCGGCGCGCAATATCGAGAACGGTGGCTCGCTCACCATCATCGCCACCGCGATGGTGGAAACCGGGTCGACCGGTGACACGGTGATTTTCGAAGAGTTCAAGGGCACGGGCAACGCCGAGCTCAAACTCGACCGCAAGATCGCCGAACGGCGCGTGTTCCCCGCGGTGGACGTCAACCCGTCCGGCACCCGTAAGGACGAACTGCTGCTCAACCCGGACGAGGCCGCGGTCCTGCACAAACTGCGCCGTGTCCTGACCGGTCTGGACTCGCACCAGGCGATCGACCTGCTGATCGACCGCCTGCGCAAGAGCAAGAACAACCTCGAGTTCTTGATGCAGGTCTCCAAGACCGCACCGGGCGCACTCGACGAATAAGTGGTATTCGGCGCCGCCCGCGGCGCCGGGTCGAGGCCCGCTGTGTGTCCCGTCTCAGTCCTCGAAGACTCGTGCTTCGAGGACTGAGCGGCGGGACGGGCCTCCGCCTTCCCGGTCCTCGCAGGACTCGGCTCCACGGAGCCGCATCCGGTCGATCGGGGCGTACCATCCGCACAGGAACAAACTCCGGGGTGGGCGTGTTCAAGCAGGCACGACGGTTCTGGCATAATCGACCGCCGTGCGTCTGCGATTCACGCAGACAATCCCGCCTGAAGTCGGTTCCGGTTCACGTTCGGCCAACACGGCGAGCGACCCGGCGACCAATATCGAGAGGACACCCATGAAGGCAGGAATTCACCCGACCTACGTCGACACCACGGTGGTCTGCGGTTGCGGTAATACCTTCCAGACCCGTTCCACCAAGGAATCCGGTCACATCACCGTCGAGGTCTGCTCGCAATGCCACCCGTTCTACACGGGCAAGCAGAAGATCCTCGACACCGGTGGTCGTGTGGCCCGCTTCGAGGCCCGCTACGGCAAGCGTGCCAAGAAAGCCGACGCCAACTAGCTTTCCCGCCAACGCCCGGCCCTGCACTACTGCAGGCCGGGCGTTGGTGCTTTTGTGCCCACCCCCGCGTCGCCCTCTCGAGTAGGAGCCTCGTCAATGGCCGAGAAAACCGCACCGTCCGCGATCGACGATGTGCTGGCCGAATACGCCGGACTGGAGTCCCAGCTGGCGGATCCGGCGCTGCACAACGACCCGGGCGCCGCGCGGCGGGTGGGGAAACGGTTCGCCGAACTGGCTCCGGTGATGACGACCTACAAAAAACTCGCCGCCACCCGTGATGACCTGGAAGCGGCGCGCGAACTGGCCGCCGACGATCCGTCCTTCGCCGCCGAGGTACCCGGACTCGAGGAACAACTCGAGGAACTGGAGAAACAACTGGCCGATCTGCTGGCCCCGCGCGACCCGCACGACGGCGACGATGTGGTGCTGGAAGTGAAATCCGGTGAGGGCGGCGAGGAGTCGGCGTTGTTCGCCGCCGACCTGGCTCGGATGTACATCCGATACGCGGAACGTCGCGGCTGGAAAGTGGAGGTCCTCGACGCCGCCGTGTCCGACCTCGGCGGATACAAGGAAGCGACGCTGTCCATCAAAAGCCGCGACACCGCGCGCGACGGCGTGTGGTCACGGTTCAAATTCGAGGGTGGAGTGCACCGCGTACAACGGGTGCCCGTCACCGAATCACAGGGACGAGTCCACACCTCCGCCGCCGGTGTCCTGATCTACCCAGAACCCGACGAGGTCGAAGAGGTGCAGATCGACGAAGGCGATCTGCGCATCGATGTCTACCGCTCCTCCGGAAAAGGCGGTCAGGGCGTCAACACCACCGACTCCGCGGTCCGCATCACCCACCTGCCCTCCGGGATCGTCGTCACCTGCCAGAACGAACGCTCCCAGCTCCAGAACAAAGCTCGCGCGATGCAGGTACTGGCGGCCCGGCTCCAGGCCCTGGCCGAAGAGCAAGCCGAACAGGAAGCGGCGGAGGGCCGCGCCGGACAGATCCGCACGGTCGACCGCTCCGAACGCATCCGCACCTACAACTTTCCGGAGAACCGCATCGCCGACCACCGCATCGGCTACAAAGCCCACAACCTGGACTCGGTGCTGAACGGCGATATGGACGCTCTACTGGACGCCCTCGCCGCGGCCGACCGTGCCGCCCGGATGGCTGAGTGAACTGAGTCGCCGGTGGGGGAGCTCGGGCGAGGTCGCTCCCGGAGGTGGGGTGGGGTTGCCTGCGAAGGTGAGTGATGGGGTTGCTCGCGAAGGTCTGCGTTTCCTCGTCGACTTCAGTCCGTGTCGCTCGATTCGGGCCGACGGCACGTGTGGAATCCGCCGGTTGTGACGGCGCGGCGACCGGCTCATTGCGGCTCCACACCCGTGGCTCCACGGTGCTGCCGCCGATAACTCACAATGTTGGAGTGACCCGTGTTCCACTGCGCCCCGTGCTCGCCGAGGCCGTCGATGTCCTGCACACAGCCGGTGTGGCCAGTCCCCGGGTCGATGCGGAACATCTCGCCGCGTTCGTGCTGGGTGTAGACCGTTCCCGGTTGCTGCTCACACCGCTGATCGGGCCCGAACAGCTGGACGACTACCGGACCCTGGTCGCCCGCCGCGCAGAGCGGACCCCGCTGCAGCATCTGACCGGGCAATCCTTCATGGGTGAGATCGATCTCGAGGTCGGGCCCGGTGTTTTCGTTCCCCGTCCCGAGACCGAGCTGTTGTTCGCGTGGGCACTGGTTCATCTGGAAGCGGTCCGCCACGATCACACTCCGGTGGTCGTGGATCTGTGCACCGGATCGGGGGCGCTGGCGCTGGCGGTGGCGCATGCTCGGCCCGACGCCGAGGTGCACGCGGTGGAACTGGACCCGGACGCGCTGCGCTGGGCCCGCCGCAACGCAGAACTGCGGAGCGCGGCCGGCGATACCGCGATCACCCTGCACCACGACGACGTCACCGACCCGAATCTGCTCACCGAACTCAGTGGTTCGGTGGATATCGTGGTCGCCAATCCGCCCTACATCCCGGACGGTGCCGAACTGTCTCCGGAGGTCGCCGAGCACGACCCCCACCGCGCGCTCTTCGGCGGTACGGACGGGTTGGCGGTCATCCGTCCGTTGGTTCCGCTCATCGGCCGGCTGCTGCGACCCGGCGGGGGAACCGCGATCGAGCACGACGACAGCAACGGGGGCGAGCTGGCCCGACTGCTCGCGGCGGACAGTCGGTTCGAAGAGATCGTAGAACACCCTGATCTGGCCGGAAAACCACGCTTCGTGGCCGCTGTGCGCATGAGCTGAGGGCTGTTGCGTGCCTGAGGGCATGGCCGCTCAACTCGACGCCGGCGGTTGCGTCGTTGCCGAACTCCGCGCACCGGCTGGACTAATTCGCCTGGCAAACCTCCACGGCCCGCCCGCGAAGGCCCGCGGTGCCCGCACACCGCGCCCCAGCGACCGGACCGGTAGTGCCTCTTCCTTGGATGGTCTACATCCAAGGTCGGGGCCCGCCCCGGTTCTGGAGCGACGAAGCGAAGGAGCGCAGCCACCGACCGCCAGAAATGACGACCCACGACCACCACACTGGACGGTCACCATTCCATGGTCGGGGCCCGCCCCGGTTCTGGAGCGACGAAGCGAAGGAGCGCAGCGACTGAGCGTAGGAGTGAAGAACCGGGGTTGACGAGGGCCCCGACCCGCGCCGCCGCAGGCGGCGCAAATAAACACAGACCCGCCCCGCCGAAGGCAGGGCCCTATTACAGCCCATACCATGGTCGGCGTGAGTACCGTCTACGACTGCGCCGATCCCGACTCGCGCGCCGCGGGCTTGGCCGCGGCGACCAGCGCTCTGAGATCGGGGCGGTTGGTCGTAGTGCCCACCGATACCGTGTACGGTCTGGCCGCCGACGCCTTCGATTCCGCGGCTGTCGCGTCTTTGCTGGCGGCGAAGGGCCGCGGCCGGGATATGCCGGTGCCGGTGCTGGTGGGTTCGTGGAACACGATCGACGGTCTGGTGTTCTCGGTGCGACCCCAGGCGCGTGAACTCATCCGGGCGTTCTGGCCGGGTGGTTTGAGTATCGTTGTGCAGCAGGCTCCTTCGCTGGCCTGGGATCTCGGTGACGCTCGCGGCACGGTGATGTTGCGGATGCCGCTGCATCCGGTGGCGCTGGAGTTGTTGCAGGAGGTCGGGCCGCTGGCGGTGTCCAGTGCGAACATCTCCGGTAAGCCGGCTGCCGATAATGTGGCGCAGGCCCGTGAACAGCTCGGTTCCCGGGTGGGCGTGTACCTCGACGGCGGCCCCGCGGAGCATGCCACCGCCTCCACCATCGTCGATCTCACCGCCGATCAGCCGCGCATCCTGCGTGCGGGCGCGGTACCGACCGAGGCGGTCGCCGACGTGCTCGGAACGACGCCCGAGGCCCTGATCGGGTCCGTCGCCCGGTGAGCGCGCTGGATTCGGTGCAGGGACCCGCGGTATCCCCGGCCGGGGGGCGGTGGTCGGCGGCATGACCGGTTACGGTGCGGTCGTCCCGCTGCGTGAGCTCCTGCTGGTTCTGCTGATCTCCACGGTGGTGACTTTCCTCGCCACCGGCGGGATCCGGGTCGTGGCAATCGGGTTCGGCGCGGTGGCTATCCCGCGTGACCGTGATGTGCACGTGAAGCCGATTCCCCGGATGGGTGGGGTCGGGATGTACATCGGGGTGGTGGCGGCTGTCTTGTTCGCCCATCAGCTGCCCGCTCTGCGCCGCGGTTTCGACTATCGGCCCGATATCGCCGCTGTGCTGGTCGCGGCCACCATCATCGTGGGGGTCGGGATCGTGGACGACCGGTGGGGCCTGGATGCGCTCACCAAATTCGCCGGTCAGGTGACCGCCGCCGGGGTGATGGCGGTGATGGGTCTGGGCTGGTACCTGATCTACGACCCGTTCAACAACAGCACTGTCGTCCTGGACGGTCTGCAGGGTGGTCTGGTCACCGTCGCCGTGGCCGTGACGTTGATCAACGCGATGAACTTCGTCGACGGGCTGGACGGCCTGGCCGCCGGCCTGGGGTTGATCGCCTCGTTCGCGGTGTTCGCCTTCGCGGTCGGGCTGCTGACCGAGCAGGGTGGGTCGGTCGACAGCTATCCACCGGCGCTGCTGGCTGCCGCGATGGCCGGCGCGTGCCTCGGTTTCCTGCCGCACAATTTCTCCCCGGCCCGGATCTTCATGGGCGATTCCGGGTCCATGCTGATCGGCTTGGTGCTGGCGGCGGTCTCGACCAGCGCGTCCGGCCGGATCCCGCTGCAGGGCTACGGGCCGCGCGATATCGTCGGCTTGCTCTCGCCGCTGCTGCTGGTCGGGGCGGTGATGTTCATTCCGGTGCTGGATCTGTTGCTGGCGATCGTGCGCCGGGTCCGAGCCGGCGTCAGTTTCTCGACGCCGGACAAGATGCATCTGCACCACCGGCTGTTGCAGATCGGGCATTCGCAGCGCCGGGTGGTGTTGGTGATCTACCTGTGGGTCGGCATCCTGGCGTTCGGTGCGGTCGGCACCTCGGTGATGGACCGGCGACTGGTGGTGCTGATGATGGCGGCCGGATTGCTGTTCGCGCTGGTCGTGACCGCGGTGCCGGGGCTGTGGCGGCGGCAGGCGCGGCGGGACGCGGCGGGCTCGGTCAGCGAGTCCGGGTAGAGTGCGGGCCGTGTCGACGAGTCCCGCCAGTCCCAGTGCCTCTGACAACGCCGACGCCCCGTTGCGGGCGGCCTTGCGGTACGGACTGATCGGTTTGGTCGTACTGACCGTGCTGGCGGTCGTGATCGCGACCGCGCTCGCCGGCACTGCGGGGCTGTGGGGTGCGCTGCTCGGCGCGGCGATCGGCGGTGGCTTCATCCTGACCACCGCGGTGGTCGTGTTGCTCGGCGCGAAGTTACCGCCCTCGACCGCTGGGCTGGTCATGCTGGCCAGCTGGGTCGGGAAGCTACTGGTCGCGCTGATCGTCGTGGCGATCCTGCAGCGGTTCGACTTCTATGACCGGGTGGCGCTGTTCTTGACCGTCGTGGGTGCCCTGATCATCGTGCTCGGCGCGGAGACTTACGGTGTATTGCGACAGAAAGTGCCCTATGTAACCGTCCCTGAACAGGGCGGAGACGAAGGCTCGGATACGGTCTGACCAGGACCTACGACAATTTGTCGTAGATAACATCGCCCCCGCTACACGTTGTCGTAGTTCTCTTGGTAAAGTATTGGTAAGCAAGCGACTCAGCCGGGGGGTGCCGACCAGGCCCGACCAGCTGACGTTATGCTACTGCAGTACCGGGCTCGTGAAGAGTTCGGTTCTGCATGTCGACGATGTCGCCGACACACGTACAGACGCCAGCGCGGATCGCCGCTACAGCTGCTGACGAACTTCGAGCCGACCTCAGTCGACCCACATTGATCGTCAATGTCCGATCGAACCGCGGGAGCGCTAACTTCCCGCGGCCCGAACACGGGAGAGAACGCTGAGCGTCACTACCTTGGCCGCGGAGTTTCACGCGCCGTCGCTAACCGACTTCTTCCCTCCAGCGGTGCTGTTCGAGGGGACTCCCTTCGAGCTCGATCGGCTGATGCTGGTCCGGCTTGTGATGACCGCCGTGCTGGTCGCATTCCTCTTCCTGGCTTTCCGCAGCCCGCGCATCGTGCCGAAGAAGCTGCAGAACATCGGTGAGATGGGAATGGTCTTCGTCAAGGAGCAGATCTGCGACGAAGTACTCGGTAAGGAAAACGGCCGCAAGTTCCTCCCGCTCATCGCGACGATCTTCTTCACCGTCCTGTTCCTGAACTTCTCGGGTGTGATTCCCGGTCTGAACATCTCGTCGAACGCGCGTATCGGCATGCCGCTGGTACTGGCAGTGATCGCGTATATCGCGTTCAACTATGTGGGTATCAAGAAGTACGGCTTCTTGACCTATATGCGCAGCAGCATCGTTGTTCCGAATGTTCCGCCGGTCATGCACGTCCTGCTCATTCCGATCGAGTTCATCTCGACCTTCGTGCTGCGCCCGTTCACGCTGACCGTCCGACTTATGGCGAATATGCTCGCCGGTCACATCATGCTGGTGCTGTTCTTCAGCGCGACCCAGTTCTTCCTCTTCGACGCGGACGCCTGGATGAAGGTGTTCTCGCCCTTCGCGCTGCTGGGCGGGTTCGCATTCACGCTGTTCGAACTGCTGGTCATTTTCCTGCAGGCCTATGTTTTCGCGTTGCTGACCGCCGTGTACATCAGCCTTGCCCAGCACGCCGACGAGCACTGACCGACCGGAACAACCGATAAGGACCTGCTGCACCACGCCGTCCGGCGGGTGAGCAACAGAAAGGGAATGGAAGACTCATGAGCCTCTCGTACTTGGCCCAGGAAGCTGCCACCAACGAATCCACGCTGAAGGGCCTCGGCGCTGTCGGCTACGGCCTGGCTGCCATCGGCCCGGGCATCGGCGTCGGTATCGTCGTCGGTAAGGCGATCGAGGGTATTGCCCGCCAGCCCGAACTCTCCGGCCAGATCCGGACCAACATGTTCCTCGGCATCGCGTTCACCGAAGCCCTGGCACTTATCGGTCTCGTCGCCGGCTTCATCTTCTGATTCCGATGAACGAGTTCATTCTGCTCGCGGCGGAAGAGGGAGAGGATGTGAATCCTCTCATTCCCGCGACGTACGACATCGTCTGGTCGGCGGTCTGCGTGGCGATTATCGCCTTCGTGGTCTACAAGTACGCCGTTCCGCGCCTGATGAAGGTGCTGGACGAACGCGCCGACAAGATCGAGGGTGGCATCGAACGGGCCGAGGCCGCACAGGCCGAAGCCCAGGAGACGCTGCAGCAGTACCAGAAGCAGCTGGCCGACGCCCGCCTGGAATCCGCGAAGATCCGCGAAGACGCCCGCACCCAGGGCCAGCAGATCCTCGCCCAGATGAAGGCCGACGCCCAGGCCGAGAGCGACCGTATCGTCGCGGCCGGGCACACCCAGCTGGAAGCCCAGCGCCAGCAGATCCTGACCGAGCTGCGTGCCGAGGTCGGCCGCACCGCCGTGGACCTGGCCGAGAAGATCATCGGGCAGTCGGTTTCGGACGAGGCCAAACAGGCCGCGACGATCGAGCGATTCCTCGACGAGATCGACCGGTCGGATGCCGGCATCGGGGTCGGAAGGTAACGACGCGAAAGTGAGAACCATGTACGCAGCGAGCCGTGAGGCCAGCTCCCGGTCCAAGGAGGCGCTTCGGGCCGCGCTGACCGGCAGCAACGGTGTTGCGGCCACGACGGGGTCCGAACTGTTCGCCGTTGTCGACGTCTTGGACGACCAGCGTCCGCTGCGTGTGGCGCTCGCGGATGTGTCGGTGCCCGGTTCGGCACGTGCCGAACTGAGCGAGCGGGTGTTCGGGAGCCGGGTCAGCGCTGCCACTCAGGCGGTGCTGACCACTGCGGTCGCCCAGGACTGGTCCCGTTCCCGCGACCTGGTCGACACCCTGGTACTGCTCGGGCAGCTGGCGTTGCTCGAATCGGCGTCCGAACACGACCGGTTGACCGCTGTCGAGGACGAGCTGTTCCGGTTCGGCCGCATCATCGACGACAACCCGGAACTGGAGCAGGCCCTGTCCGACCGCGCCGCGTCGTCCGCGGCCAAGCGCGAACTGCTCGGGCGACTGCTGTCCGGAAAGACCGAGCCCGTCACCCAGGCTCTCGCCGAACAGGTAGTGACCAGGCTGCGTTCCGGGATCGGTCCGGCCTTCGACGAACTGTCCGATCTGGCCGCGGCCCGGCGGCAGCAGATCGTCGCGCACGTCCGGTCGGCGATCGCGCTGACCGATTCCCAGCGTGAACGGCTGGCCGGCGCCCTGGCGCGTATCTACGACAAGGCTGTCACCGTGCATGTCGAGGTCGATCCCGAACTGTTGAGCGGGCTCGTCGTGCGCATCGGCGACGATGTGATCGACGGCAGTGCGATCGGCCGACTGGATCGGCTGCGCCGCTCGCTGACCTAGCGGGGCGCCGCCGGGTACGCCCGGCGCGAGCCGCTCCACACCCCCGACATTCCCGACCAGAGACCGAGAGCAGGAAGAACATGGCGGAGCTGACGATCTCCTCCGACGAGATCCGTAGCGCGATCGAAAGCTACACCCAGAGCTACACCCCGGAAACCTCCATCGAGGAAGTCGGTGTGGTCACCGACACGAGCGACGGCATCGCACACGTCAGTGGCCTGCCTTCGGCCATGTCCAACGAGCTGCTCGAATTCCCGGGCGGTGTGCTCGGTGTCGCGCTGAACCTCGAGGACCGTGAGATCGGTGCCGTCGTTCTCGGCGAGTACGCCGAGATCGAAGAGGGCCAGCAGGTCCGCCGCACCGGCGACGTGCTCTCGGTCCCGGTCGGCGATAAATTCCTCGGCCGCGTCGTGAACCCGCTCGGCCAGCCGATCGACGGTCTGGGCGATATCGAGGCCGACGAGCGTCGCGTGCTCGAACTGCAGGCCGCCACCGTGCTGGAGCGTCAGCCGGTCGAGGAGCCGCTGGCCACCGGTATCACCGCCATCGACGCGCTGACGGCCATCGGCCGCGGCCAGCGTCAGCTGGTGATCGGCGACCGCAAGACCGGTAAGACCGCGGTCTGCATCGACGCCATCCTGAACCAGAAGGCCAACTGGGAATCCGGCGACCCGACCAAGCAGGTGCGCTGCATCTACGTGGCGATCGGTCAGAAGGGTTCCACCATCGCCGGCGTCAAGTCCGCGCTCGAGGAGCACGGCGCGCTGGAGTACACCACGATCGTCGCGGCGCCCGCCTCGGATTCCGCTGGCTTCAAGTGGCTGGCCCCCTACACCGGCTCGGCCATCGGCCAGCACTGGATGTATCAGGGCAAGCACGTCCTGATCGTGTTCGACGATCTGACCAAGCAGGCCGAGGCCTACCGTGCCATCTCGCTGCTGCTGCGCCGCCCGCCGGGTCGCGAGGCGTACCCGGGTGACGTCTTCTACCTGCACTCGCGGCTGCTGGAGCGTTGCGCCAAGCTCTCCGACGCTATGGGCGGCGGGTCGATGACCGGTCTGCCGATCATCGAGACCAA
This genomic window contains:
- a CDS encoding F0F1 ATP synthase subunit B, with the translated sequence MNEFILLAAEEGEDVNPLIPATYDIVWSAVCVAIIAFVVYKYAVPRLMKVLDERADKIEGGIERAEAAQAEAQETLQQYQKQLADARLESAKIREDARTQGQQILAQMKADAQAESDRIVAAGHTQLEAQRQQILTELRAEVGRTAVDLAEKIIGQSVSDEAKQAATIERFLDEIDRSDAGIGVGR
- the atpA gene encoding F0F1 ATP synthase subunit alpha, producing MAELTISSDEIRSAIESYTQSYTPETSIEEVGVVTDTSDGIAHVSGLPSAMSNELLEFPGGVLGVALNLEDREIGAVVLGEYAEIEEGQQVRRTGDVLSVPVGDKFLGRVVNPLGQPIDGLGDIEADERRVLELQAATVLERQPVEEPLATGITAIDALTAIGRGQRQLVIGDRKTGKTAVCIDAILNQKANWESGDPTKQVRCIYVAIGQKGSTIAGVKSALEEHGALEYTTIVAAPASDSAGFKWLAPYTGSAIGQHWMYQGKHVLIVFDDLTKQAEAYRAISLLLRRPPGREAYPGDVFYLHSRLLERCAKLSDAMGGGSMTGLPIIETKANDISAFIPTNVISITDGQVFLESDLFNKGVRPAINVGTSVSRVGGAAQTKGMKKVAGSLRLEMAQYRELEAFSAFASDLDAASLAQLERGARWVELLKQDQYTPVAVEDQIVSIYLVDGGYFDSVPVADVRRFNTELLEDLHNTAADAFTSIAGGKVLTGDAAEQIQTATDNFKQGFLASDGSRVVNEPGADELAHEEVESLSVTRKHVEK
- a CDS encoding MraY family glycosyltransferase; its protein translation is MTGYGAVVPLRELLLVLLISTVVTFLATGGIRVVAIGFGAVAIPRDRDVHVKPIPRMGGVGMYIGVVAAVLFAHQLPALRRGFDYRPDIAAVLVAATIIVGVGIVDDRWGLDALTKFAGQVTAAGVMAVMGLGWYLIYDPFNNSTVVLDGLQGGLVTVAVAVTLINAMNFVDGLDGLAAGLGLIASFAVFAFAVGLLTEQGGSVDSYPPALLAAAMAGACLGFLPHNFSPARIFMGDSGSMLIGLVLAAVSTSASGRIPLQGYGPRDIVGLLSPLLLVGAVMFIPVLDLLLAIVRRVRAGVSFSTPDKMHLHHRLLQIGHSQRRVVLVIYLWVGILAFGAVGTSVMDRRLVVLMMAAGLLFALVVTAVPGLWRRQARRDAAGSVSESG
- a CDS encoding F0F1 ATP synthase subunit delta → MYAASREASSRSKEALRAALTGSNGVAATTGSELFAVVDVLDDQRPLRVALADVSVPGSARAELSERVFGSRVSAATQAVLTTAVAQDWSRSRDLVDTLVLLGQLALLESASEHDRLTAVEDELFRFGRIIDDNPELEQALSDRAASSAAKRELLGRLLSGKTEPVTQALAEQVVTRLRSGIGPAFDELSDLAAARRQQIVAHVRSAIALTDSQRERLAGALARIYDKAVTVHVEVDPELLSGLVVRIGDDVIDGSAIGRLDRLRRSLT
- a CDS encoding ATP synthase F0 subunit C, with the translated sequence MSLSYLAQEAATNESTLKGLGAVGYGLAAIGPGIGVGIVVGKAIEGIARQPELSGQIRTNMFLGIAFTEALALIGLVAGFIF
- the atpB gene encoding F0F1 ATP synthase subunit A, translating into MLFEGTPFELDRLMLVRLVMTAVLVAFLFLAFRSPRIVPKKLQNIGEMGMVFVKEQICDEVLGKENGRKFLPLIATIFFTVLFLNFSGVIPGLNISSNARIGMPLVLAVIAYIAFNYVGIKKYGFLTYMRSSIVVPNVPPVMHVLLIPIEFISTFVLRPFTLTVRLMANMLAGHIMLVLFFSATQFFLFDADAWMKVFSPFALLGGFAFTLFELLVIFLQAYVFALLTAVYISLAQHADEH